The genomic stretch CCGGGGGCACGTCACGTTCCAGGGCCTGGTGGAGATGCTGCACCCGGAGCCGGAGTTCTGAGTACCCGAGTCTACCACTTGTATCCTATTCCAGGAGCCCCAGTGGGCCAAGCAGCCACAGAGGTCGGGGTGTGGGCTAGGGGTGGTTTGGGGGGATGCAGGCAATGGGGCTTAAACTGTAGGAGGAGGGTAATCTGGGAGGCTGGAGGGTATGGGTCAGGGGTTGTCTGGCTGCCAGGGTATGGTGGTGAGGGAAAGCAACCCGAAAGGATCCAGAGGGTCGGGAGGTGATAACCAGGGTGTCCAGTGGCGGCCTTGTAGGAGAAGGTGGGTCTCCGTGAGCAGGGAACCTGACTTACAGGCAAAATGACTAGTGTGAATGGTACCTTAACCGTATCTCCACCAGCAGCCTCTCAGTGCCTTTCTCATCACATGCGGAGGCGGACAATGCCCGCCACCTCCTGACTCGACGTACTCAGCTAAGATTGCCGGTTCGGAGGGACCTCTACCTTAGTGGCCGCATGTTGGTTCTGTCAGTACTAAAGGGAGCTGGGGCGAGGGAGGGAGTGGTGAGTGGTGACCAGTCTAAGCTCGGGAAGAGCCATAATGGAGGGTTAAGCCTAGAGGAAAAGTGTGGTGCTCTGGGCTTGTTGGTGTGCGTGGACAGAGGGAGGACatactcctcttcctccttctccgcaggaatttgaatttcattttccttcccttttagccGATTGACTGCTGAAGACCCTGGCCTCCTCCAGACGGCCGTCGCCTTCTTTCAGGAGCAgctttccctggtgatgcagacCGTGGAGCATTCTGGGCCCCCCCTTTTCGATCAGTCTCGGAACAGGAGAGGGCCTTAAACCTAGCCTATGTGCCCTAGCCTCAAGTGTCCTTCCCGAGGGCATTGCTTTCTGCAGCAGTTTAATGGGGCTTCACCTTGTGCCTGTGCTGCTGTTTGGGGGCTCAATGTCCACACAGTTTTTTGGTGATTGTTaactgcagaaaataaaactgagctactATGCTGTCTCTGACATTAGTTTTAGTTTGTTCACTTCTGAATACTGTGTTCATCTTCAGGTTGGAAGGGAGATTCTGAGATCCCAATATTCAAGGAGTACAACATAAGTGAAGACAATGTCAGAAATGGGGGAATAAGAATGTTGTGTACTGCCATTCAGTAttgattttggaatattttgtcagttttatagttacatttatatattaagatATAATACCAgaacgttgttgttgttgttcagtctctgacttgtgtccaactctttgcaaccccatggactgtagcaaaccAGGCTCTGTGTCCCTGTTGtatcttggagtttgcccaagttcatgtccactgagcgtGTTATGCTGTCAAACCATGTAATCCTCTGTcctcccattctccttttgccttcaatctctcccaacatcagggtcttttccagtgagtcagcttttcacatctgcCGGCaaaagtgttgaagcttcagcttcagcatcagtccttccaatgaaaattcaagactgatttcctttaggattgactggtttgattttgcagtccaaggcactgtCAAGAGTATCCTTGTATCCTGAAACCATGCTAAACTCATTAGTTAATTATAATAGCTCTTTTGTAGATCCCATTGACCTTCCTACATAGACAATCATTTTGtctgtaaataaatacacatttacttcttcctttccaactgaTGCATTTCAACTGATTTCTGTTAAAATGAactctccaacactttggccacctgacgcgaagagctgattcatgtgaaaagaccttgatgctgggagagattgaaggcaggaggagaagggaatgacaaaagacgagatggttagatggcatcatgactcctcggacatgagtttgagcaagttctgggagatggtgaaggacagggaacactAGTGagaagcagtccatggggtcgcaaagaggtaaactcaactgagcagctgaacaacagcacaCTGATTTCTGTTACAATGGATTGgagtttcctgcttctttgcctcCTGATAATTTGACATTTGATGCTAAGCATTATCAAATTTCCCTTGCATGCttgatatttttctattcctAAAAGTATTCTTGAGCTTTATTCTGAAATCATGTTAAGATGCTTGGAAGCAGTTTGATCCTTTTGGGTCTTACTTTTTAAGATTGGCTCTGTAGGACCAGAGCAGATCTTAGTGTAGGATGAACTTAATTAACTGAAATAGTCAATGTCTGAGAAGGCTGTAGTTGGAAACAAagactccttttaaaaattttattcatgaaaattatttgtttatttttggctttgccacctcttgttatctgtgtgcaggttttctgTGCTTGCAGccaatgggggctactctctaattgcagtgctcaggcttctcctgtgttggagcatggactctagatcAGGGTGAgctcagtagatgtggcacatgggcttagttgagcCAGGCGTGTGCtgtcttcttggcccagggatcaaacccgtgtgccctgcattggcaggcagattgttaaccactggaccaccacagaagacAAAACAAGGAGTCCTATACAGTATCAGAGTGATAGTAAAATCTATCTGGACATTTGATTGGCACTTTCTATTACAAGATGCTCATATCCTTTGACCCAGTTTTGGGAATCTATTGTAGGAAATTTCTTGTATATGTGAGCAAGGCAGAATCAACCACAGGATTAATCACTGCACTGTTTGTCATTGTGAAAAATTGGTAGAATGCAAATCCAGGGGGAAACATTGACTAAATCATGGTAATTCCATCCTGCTGGAA from Cervus elaphus chromosome X, mCerEla1.1, whole genome shotgun sequence encodes the following:
- the LOC122690676 gene encoding EKC/KEOPS complex subunit LAGE3-like isoform X1, with the protein product MESEAHGGGAMRAADEDAGAVASAAGTAHGPQGVPGGAGGHDGSGHPAGPGDTVSREVPAGSSDMADSRDPSTAGESGGAAAAIPQIPGARHVPGPGGDAAPGAGVLSTRVYHFSLSVPFSSHAEADNARHLLTRRTQLRLPVRRDLYLSGRMLVLRLTAEDPGLLQTAVAFFQEQLSLVMQTVEHSGPPLFDQSRNRRGP
- the LOC122690676 gene encoding EKC/KEOPS complex subunit LAGE3-like isoform X2: MESEAHGGGAMRAADEDAGAVASAAGTAHGPQGVPGGAGGHDGSGHPAGPGDTVSREVPAGSSDMADSRDPSTAGESGGAAAAIPQIPGARHVPGPGGDAAPGAGVLSTRVYHFSLSVPFSSHAEADNARHLLTRRTQLRLPVRRDLYLSGRIRLTAEDPGLLQTAVAFFQEQLSLVMQTVEHSGPPLFDQSRNRRGP